The genomic window GAGAGTTCAGCGAGGTTGCAAAATAACAAATTTTCTACATGGTTTTGTCAGTGGTCTGCTTAGGGGATTTGGAAGTTTCTAGGGAGTATTTCCCAGGAATGAGGCTCCTTCAGAATGGGTCAGGGAAGCTCTGTAGAGGGATCAGAGCACTCAAATTCTCATCCAGCTGGAAAAGGGTGTAGCACCTGGGAAAGGTGATCAACTCCCAGTCAGGGAGCCCACGGTGATAACATCAGTCAGAAGATCACACCATGGAAGGGTCCAATGAGATCCAATGGAAAGACTTAGAACGAACATCTAAGGTTGTGGGTCGTGGGGGAGTGGGGGGAACTTTCTGCTATTCAGCCCCTCTGCTCCAAGCTGAACCTTTTGTCTCAGGAAGTAATCTCTAATAACAAGCAGAGTGCCCTCTGGAGCCTCCTCGCTGGTGTCTCAGTGCCTGGACAGAGGGGGACACACAGTAGCACAAACACGTGGCACAGACTCAATCCCAACACACAGCCAGTCCACGAGCCTCTGGCCCCTTCCTCTGGGTCCTGatgcagagctggcagtgagggCCTCCaaagaggttacaatgagcccaAGGGAATGTCAGGTAGAGGCAGCACCAGGTCCCAGGACAAATGAGGGAGCCCTACTCAACAGCTCGCTGACACACTTGACTAGCAGTTTGAAAGCAAAAGGAGATTTGGATTACAAGAGACTTTTCCCTTGCAAAGGAAGACTgtatttaaatgcatattgctttaGCTGGGCAGTCTCCACCAAGGAGCTGATTGTTAGCAGAGGAATTGTTATGCAAATAATCTTCCCTGCAGTTTCTATTCTTATCTATTTTCTcccatgaaggagaaatagaaatgattcCTCTCCTGACTGTAGTCAAGATTTAGGGTCATGTTTGTTTCCTCAACCAAGAATTCAATGGTCTAAGTTCATGGATTGGGGGCAGGTAAGTCCAAGTTCTACATGAcgacagattttaaaatatcttggaTTACCTGGATAATGACTGCACCACTGAAAACTCAATTATACTGCTATAGTGAGAAGTTAATTTCAAAAGGTTTTGAAAGAGTTCTGTATCTTTATAACTAATAAAGATCCCTCAGGCTCTAGTTTTTCAATGTAACATAGCAGGATTgaggattttaatttttgtttaaggaaCAATTTTGGTTGATggatttgccttctgccatgaagaTCTAATTTGAAATACTTATGAAAATACTTAACACATGTTACTAATAACTCTACAGATTAttaaattcaaaaacatttacAATTCAAGATTACGCCACTATAATTTACTTCCTACTTCCTACATGTAACATATAGCTTCCTTGCTTTGACTTCCGTGTTTTCCactttcttcattaatttttttttaaactggggtCTTTAATCAAGGGGGAAAAGTATTAGTAAgactgaatgaaaaacaaaacaaaaacccgcAAGTGCTTGCCTTTGTCAAAAGTGAACATTTTAAGTGGCTTAGTAGAGCTCTACTGACTGTCCTCAGTGGAAGGGGAACACTCCAAATGTCAGGCAGGTTGACTTACTCTTTGCACAGCACATCGCTCTCTTAGAGAAATGTCCTGTGGGAAGGGCCCGAAGCACAGGTGACACGCAGAGCAGAGAGGGCccagagaggaaggcaggagatGATGGCAATGCCAAATGGTGAAGAAGATGAGGTAAGATGTGAATTGGGAAGAAATCTTCATGTCCAGGATTGATTATTTTACGGGCTgggttttaaaaaccaaaaacaagttgTGAATGCTTGTTTTCCGCAAGCACTGCTGGGCTTGGCCCTAGTTTGAAGGTACTGACAACTGAGGGAGCACTGATGGGGCAGCAAGCCTCTGGGGTCAACCCTGGTGCACACCAAATTCCCTTGGGCTCTGCCCATGGACCCAGCATGGTTTTGTGATCAGTGGGGGAACCAAGGTAGTTCACCCCAAAGGAACACGGCTCTGATCAGGACTGCACTCTAAGGGGAATCTCCTCGCTCAGCGGCTCCATAGGGGGAACAGTGCATGCATCAAGACACTGGTCACAGAGGAGGATGCTGGCTTCGAACAAAAACACAAGATTGGACAATGGACAATATTTCAAACAAGACACAGATGTGCACAGTTTTCAGGTAACACAAGACATTTTCATTTCCTGCTTGGTGCACAGTTTTTATGAAAGCTTTGGTCCTGAGAGTCCTTTTGCGGGGCCATGGAGACAGTCGTGGACACACATGATGACGGATGAGACACAGAATGATGAGCAGAACGTGGAGGATGTGGAGGTGCTCGGGATGAGGgctgggtctcactctgcccTGACCTCACACTGCTGCCTCAGCTCAGGGTAGCCCTGCTGCCCTCCCAGAAGAGGCAGACTTGGCTCCCATGTGGATGGAGAAGTGGGTGAGCCTCCCGTGTGGCCCTCCACCATCCCATCCCAGAGAGAAGCCTTCACTAGGCTTTGTCCAGGTTGACTGGTCCTGGCACCCACAGGCATCCCTCCTGGTGGTTCTCCACCCTAGGGCTGACCATGGGGGCGAGGTTCCTTCAGCCCAGTCTCCCTAGCTGCACAGCTCAGAGAATACAAAACCCAGGAGCCCTGAGTCAGAGGAGCGGCTCCATGGAAAGACACTCTAATAAGGCAAGTACAATAATGGCCTTAGTCTAAGCTCCTATGTGTCACCAGTGACACTGAATAAtcaaactaaatgaaaaataaatgtcatgtaTTTTGCTACATAATCAAATGGTGAAAATATGGCAAAGTGTGCAAAACAAAGCCCTTGGCGATGCCTGGGACCCTGCCCTGGcaggggaggctgtggcaggcccTTCCCTAACACTGGTTTCAGAGCTGGGCTCCTACTGTAAGGGTTCCTCAGGCGTCTGACCCTCTCACATCTTGAACCTCCTGTTGACAAGAACAGAGGGAAACACCATTAAGGGAGGTTCCCCCCACACCCAGCTGGCTCCTGCAGGGTGACTGCCTGCGCGGAGGCCCTGGGGCCACTCCCTACTTCCAAGTTGCCACCTTGGCCATGCATCTCCCTTCAGAGGCCCTGGGacagcagaggggaggggagtgcGAGACGCAGCCAGGCTGAAGCGGAAGGACCCATGGAAGGCAGAAAGCAGAGAACAGACACGTGGCAGACGTATGAAGGCACAGAGAGGCCCATCAGAGTGGTCATACGACGGGGACAGGGCACACTGCTTACCCGGCACTGGCGTGGGACTGAGGCTCAGGATGCTGCTGCCCTGCATCCTGGCCTCGGCTCTCCCAAGAGACACTTTCATGGCTTCCAGTAACCCCTCGCCCTCGGAGCCTCTCAGCCAGGGGCCACGCCACTGCAGGTGGCCCCAGGTGGGGCTGCTGGAGGTGGCACAGGGGTGGGTGCACAGGCGGCCAGGACCTCCCAGGAGGAATGCATGCTGGACAGAGTAGTGACCATGGCGCACCCCTCATCTGGCTCCGACTGGTGTGAGCACTTCCTAGTTTCAACCCACCAGGAATCCCGGTCAGGCTCTTCGCTCTTCCATGGCGACCCTGTCTTCAGCAGTGGGTGTACCACCTGCTCCCAGGAGCTTCATAAGCCACTTGGAAGCCACAGTGAGCCCCCAGGGCATGTGCAGTCACATCAAGACATCAAGACAGGACAGACCTTGCAAGCGTTCTCAAGGTGGGACCCACTCTCAGTCCCTGCAGACCCTGCTCCCCAGGAGTGGGACGGGAGGGAGGCAGCATTGCTTGTCACTGCAGCAAGCAGTTTGTATCCTCAGGCAGCCTTAGCTGGGCCCTCTGTCCCTAGGGAGCCAACAGCTTTTCATGTTGACCTGGACAGACTGGCCACCCCTTCCCAGGCACAGAGCCCTGCTGCATGTGGAGTCCGAAGAACACAGCCAAGTAGGGGGGCACAGGTTGGCCCTCTTGGGGTGCTTTTGTCAGAGTCCCATGGACCACAACGGCTACTGGCTTCCACGGGAAAGATGGCAGCCCCAGGCAGCCCACCCAACAGCCCTGTGCCTTAAGATGTGGGGAGGGCAGAAGACTAGGGCACCCCTGTATCCAGGGCTCAGGCCTGTTACCCCCAGTGCTGGCAAGAGGAACGTAGGCCTGGAGAGTTGTCCAGATAAAAGGGATAGTGGCTGGAAACAAAGGCCTTTGGCTGAAGCATCCTAGGATGCCTCCACAAGGAGGAGAAGGCATGGCTCTGATCACAGGGAGCTCATTAAAGCTCAAGGGGAGACGGCGCTCCGGGTCGGGGTGTGTCTGACATGCAGGGGTCTTGGTGGGTTTTCTCCTGAATTCCATGTGCTCCATCCTCCAACCACTTCctctttttgcatttattaaaattatgacCCAGGTTCGGGGTGCAGGGTGGGCAGGTGTTTATGTGAGGTGGAGAAGGGCTGAGAAATTCAATGCATCCTTTTTCAGAGCACTACTGAAACGGGGGCCTTGCTCTTCCATCCTCCCAGTCCAGATTAGAGAAACTTGGCAAAAAAATCTCACATATACATCTACATGGGCAGGGACGGAGGGTGCAGGAAAGTTCTAGAGCTTAAGTGGTATTTGCTTTAGGCAGATAAGGTATTTCCCATGAATGAGGACCGAGGCGGCTGCGCCGTGCAGCCGGAGCACACGCCATCACACAGGAGGCGGGAGGGGACAGGCTGGGATCCCCAGGGATTCAGGACCCTTGCAATGTTCCATAGCACATCTGTCCTCCACGTGGAGGACCTGTTTAAAGACTCTAAAGAGAATTGCCCAAAAAGGAGCTCCCTGAGAAGTGTTTCCACATCTGCTCTCTGAGAACGCAGCATTCCCTCCGGCTCACCCCACACAGTTTGCAGAAACCCACCCGGGCTTGGCGATCAAGCCACTCCCACAACCCAGGAAGGAGAGGCTGAAGAAGCCCCTTCCCAGGTGGCAGAGTGGTGGAGGGAAAGGCAATGGGTATTTGGAAAAAGCTAGGGCCCAGCCCTGAGGCTCAGTCAGTTTTCACCTTTCCTGAGGGCCACAGAGGGGTGGCACACCCCCTTCCTGGCAAGGCCACCTCTACTGGGCTAGCAGGTTGCCCTGCACACTGGCCAAGTGGTTACAGCCTGGTCTCCACAGGAATGCAGACTGTAAGTGTGTGGAGCTGGTGAGCTCCCCAGTGAGCATGGGCCTTCTAAGAGAGGAAGTGGAGGGTGGGCTGAGGGGCTCAGCAAACCTGGGCATTCCTGGAGCTCCCAGCCTATTCTGGACAGAGTCCTGAGCACACAGGCTCCACGTCACAGACCCCTGCCCCAGTCTCTGCACAACTACTTTCTTCATAACTTAGCAGACCAATAAGGGCCTTTAAAAGCACATAAATACAGAAGCCGGTGTGGCTGGCAGGGCAGCAAAGCACTGCTCCCCCACGGAAGTCTGAGACCCTGCCCGGTCTGCATGGGGGTCTGTCCTGGAGGAGGATTGAGCAAATTTACAAAGCGCCGAGAGCAAGTGCACTGTGGTCCATCTCGAGGTGGCAGATaactagtttttccttttctgggcagcctttctcttcttctgtcgcttcttttttcctatcttttcttttttccccactttttctTCTCTGCGCCCCCTTAGATAAAATTAGTAGAACCATTAATAATgtggaaataaacaaaacttcGTCTCAGTCTGCATACGATTTAACACTGGCCCATGTACCAGTTAAACTGTGCTTTCAGTCTCAGACCTGGAGGCCCCTGGTCAAAGCACTGTTTATCAGTGATTTACTAAGATAAATTGGACATTTCCTTCCATTCAAACAAATGTTCCATGGGCTCCTAAAACACCTTTGTGAATGGGTTACAGTGACTGCCAATCTGCCAACCTGAATCTGGTTCCCACTGGGGACAAGGAATCCACATCTCAGGGTACACCCAGGGCCAGGCTGGCCATCGTGGTCCTTGTCAccttgccctgccctgctctCATGGGACTTTTTCTCCTCAATGCAGGGCTGAACTCTTAGCTTTCTCTAAGAAATGCCTGCATTTGGACATTTGGAGGCTGCGGGCCCCAGGTTCAGACTGCCAtttggaagaggagaaaaaaggcaGTGGTCCCACCTTCCCCTTTCTAGATGCCTGTGAACCCTCCTGGGAATGAATGCAATTGTTCTGGAGAGCAAGGGAGAGAGCTGGTTAGCAGATTTTTATTAGAGCAACTGGCTCGTGACTGTCACATTAAAATGATTCAAGCTGAATGGTATTTAATGATTTATGGGGTGAGGCCACCTGTCCCTGTGAAAGCTTGATATTAACCATGGCCTGGAGTCATGGGAGTTTTACATGGGAAAATGTGAAAGGTTGATATTACTAGGGTTGAGTCTCTGGGGATTACATGGGGATGTTAGGAGAaccgaggaggaggagggagggaagaggaattAGTGAGTCAAATATTATTCTTCAGAAAACCAGCACTACTATTTcaattgggttaaaaaaaaaaaaagattcaaaaactTGAGCTGCAGATCTAATCTGCTCGTGAGAAAAAGCCCATACACTGTCACACATGGGCTGTGAGAAGGGGTCTCAGGCACCTGACCACAGGCAGGCTTAACTGTATAAACCAGAAACGTCTATGAGCTCCATCACTAACAActaatgaattttatttcaggTAAATAAATTCCCACATACAGTAGGAGGTTTATACCATGAAACAATTAGCATTTTATTGCTAGTGCATATAATGTCACATTTGATACAATTTTAGTACAAGTGAAAAAATACACTGTGGCTAACATTGAAAAGCTGCAATcacatttatatatcatatatatttctttacaaaTTGCCAGTAGTTTGAGATAATAGAGAAGTATAAACTACTGACATTCATATGGCTCCACTTCAAATATATGAATTGTTCGACtataaatatattctgaaatacatttgttttctaaagaaaCGTAAAAAAAATgtgcacaaaaatatatataaaaatgcctTGCAAAAAGTTACAAATAACACCAGGACCATCTGTGGATCGCATTTATGCATGGAAATGTCATCTTGCCAACAGTTCTGATTGGAACCTGAAACCCTGCTGTGGCTTCAGGGGCGGGCAGTGGCAAGATGCTggtttattcattgattttttcacTTCTGATTTCAGAAACCTCAGAGTTTGTAGTGCCTCCATGGCATACATAGGCTTCAGAGGCAATCACAAAACCAAATCGCTCAAAGCGAGCTCTCAGATTTAAAATTGCGTTTGATTCTGTAAAGACTTGTCTTTTGTGGGTAAGCAGGGGGACCATCACACATCCCCAGGACAGGGCCAGCTCCATTTGGGAGGAGGCCAAAGATAGATCTCACAGAGGGCCCGAGCTGGGGGGCAGGCCCTGGGAGGAGAGGGATGCAGGGCACGAGCCCCAGCGATCACCCTCTTCCCGGCTGGTGCGGCGCTGATCAGGCTACAGAAATGAGAAGCAGAAGCAGGATTAAGCATGCTCTCGGAGTCGGGGAGAGGGTGGGAATAGCTGGGAGAGGGGTCTCTGAGCACAGTCCCAGTGACAGTGGCTTCTACATGGAGCCCACAGAGCCAATCATTGAGGTTGAAAGAGGAGGTGAAGGCGGTGGCAGTACCCAGCCCCAGTTGGTATCTGAGAGCCACAGAGGCTTTCCTCCTGGGAGGGGCGCTGCTGCAGGAGCCTCAGCGTCTGGAGGAAGGATACTTTTTGTAACTCCCTGTTGAGCCACCACCTGACTGTGCCCAGACTCCCCAGGGGAGCAGAGGAGATGCTCCAAACAAGCCAAATTCAGATCTTAAAGTAATCGCtggtttaaaaaatgagaatgagaatgatGATGATTGTGATGATCATGAAGGAACTAACTGCTTGGAAATGCTGTTGATAATACAATTTCTTTCTTAGAAAAACCCCAGTAATAAAAGCTCCAACGTGCACGGGTACAGGGCATGGATGAATACAAGCTGCAATATCATACCGTACGCTATAAATGCGGTGTCTAAATGCTGGCAAACCTCAGGCCCGATCCCAGATCAATGtgcccaccccacacacacacccggTCCTCATGATTAAGGCCCCCTCCCCCACATCTTTGCCCTTTCATCTCTCACAAAGTTTTAGTTTTCCTCAAGTGGGTCTAGCGGAAAGTCCTTTATGGCTGTTGTGCTTACTTGTTTAAAGCTTTCTCCAGGTACTCCTGAATCCACTTTAGCTTCGGGTCAATGCACACTTGTCTGTTGTTGTTCTTCAGCCGAGCTCTGTGAAAACAGAATGGCAACAGTGTGCGGCTGCACAGGAGGAAGGCGCTGCTGCCACGTGTGCATCCGCTACCCCAACACCCATCTAGGGCCCTTGCTGGCACCCCGTGCTCCACTTGGCATGCTCAGGCTCCAGAGGTGCTCGCGATGTGCTGGGGAAAGCTCAGCGCTGGCAGTGCAGGAAGTTCCATTACAGAGACATGGAAATGTGAACAGAAGTCTTTCCGTGGCAGTGCAGGGGGAATTCATTTAAGGGAGCATTTGAGCTGTCTTTGAAGGGTAAGTAGGAGCTTGGAGAGTAAataaaggggaaaggaaaatcaGAAGCAAATACGCCAGGGGGGTTACAAAGCATGCAGAGGACACTGAGGAAGGGGAGGATAGGATGCTTTAGGCGCCTGTGGAGGGGAGAATGGAGAGCAACCGATGAGAGGTTTATTTGGATGGGTCATCTTGATAGACATAGGGCTGACTTAAGGATGGGCGTGAGGAAGCCTGGAGGCAGGAGGCCTCCAGAAGTCACTGCAGTCTGACTGGGAAGGTGACtagccagggaggggaggggcagtgCAGGTGGCTTACCAGAAAATAGTTTCTAGAAAGATTTTACAAGTTCACTGAATGTTTCTTGgtctcatttgtttttaagttcacACTCTCAAGAGCTTCCCTACAGGCAAACTCCTGGGGAAGGCCTGATTCATCTCTCTGGATCTCTTGCCAGAAAGCCCGAGGTGCCAGGGAATGTCACACAGCCCAAGTACTTAAGGGTCTTGAGGACAGCTAAgccccagcacagtggctcaggggCACCCAGGGAGTCTTCAAGTCCATTAGGTGAAGAGGGTTGCAGAGGTGGGTGTGGCTCGGAGCAACCCACATTGGGGTGCAAATCTAGGCCCTGCCATTTGTTAATTTAGTGTCTGTTTAGACCTGAGAATTGTATTTGGCATCTTCAACTTCAAGCAGGTCCATGCTAGCTAAATTCAGTATCTTTAAAATACTCTTCACAAGAGATAAAGTATCATGTTGTAGACAAAGTACTGAAAATATATTCATCTTCTAGGGCCCTAAAATATACTGTAAATAACAAACACATTCAAGGCAGTAAAGGGTGAACTCAAAACTaaaaacagttttctaaaatcaaaactaaaaactgttGGTGTCGGGTGGAAAAGTCTTTGGGAATTTGTAGCTTTGGTTCCAACTGCTGTCCCCACTCCATTTTTTGCACTAGGACTTCTGAGCAATCAAATCCTCTCCAAGAGACTCCCCGAGCCCTTGCTTCCCCATGTTCAGACACAGGACCTCGTGAGCATGAGAGGGCCAAGCTATAGGCTTTCAAGCACATGGCGTTCTTCCTGCACTTCTTGCGGTTTTCTGCACCCAGCTGAGATTCTCCTGTCTTGTGAATGTGTGATTTTGGTCTTTGTTtcccaaatgaataaaatcaaatgTTAGCGGCTGCCATCCACACCAAATAACACCAAAACCTCATATGCTGTACTTGAGAAAATACAGGTAAGTGAGCTGAAAATGTTGAAGTTTCACCCAATGGTTAAAGAGGACTTAAACTGAATTTAGGTCTTGTAAGTTAATGTAGGGCATCGGATCCCCGAAACTGGCAGGCCATTTATCACTGTTATTAGCTAAGGGTTGGCTAATTTAGTAGGCTTCAGTCAAAACCTTGGCAAAGCCCATAGTTTCTCCAACAACTAGCTGTGCTGTGCTGAAGAAAGGAGGTTTGGAAAGAAGAGAGAACTACTACAAGCACAGCAGGGTGTGCAGGCCAAGAACAGCTTTTAAAATTCATGGCTGGTGGCACACTAAAGGTCCTCATGGTAAAAAAAGCTGCCACTAATTATGCCAAGTTCAAGGTTGGACACTTGGCTTATGTTACTTCTACACCTTTAACAAGACTTGGGTTAGATGTTACTATGTTCGTTAGATGCAACTTTGTTCGTTAGATGATGTTCAAGACTTACACAATCTGAAGGGCACAGTTCGGAGTGTTGAGAATTTTGAGATGCTTGACGTTGGCTCTGGCAACATGGCTTTCGAAGAATCGGCATGGGCATCTGTAGCTCAGGCTGACGGGCTTCCCTAGAAGAGGTAAGGAGAACAAGGCACTTGAGTACCCTACCAGATTTTGGTAATGTGTGCCTGGGTCTGCAGCAGTTGGTGCAGCCATTAAGGATCAAGAGATGGCATCACCGGGGTGAGTTCCAGGTTACTGGTGCATTTTGGGAAAGGCCATCTCCTCAGGCAGCACAGTGAGTTCTGGCTAAGCTCAGACTCAGCTTCTACAGGGCAAGGAGACCAACAGGCCTGGGGAGAGCTGGACCCTAGATGAGGGGGGAGATTAAATTAGAAGCCACCTGCTCAGTGTCTTAAGGTAAAGGTAGTAATTATAGGAGATAACGGTTTCAGTCCAAGGTACTGAGATTCCCAGTTactctttgtaaaataaattcctCAAGGGACAGCTGAGAAAGATCTCTTGACTCAGGGAAAAGGAAGGGGGACAAGAGGCTCCAGGCTCTCTGGCCTCTCTCCTCTGGCCCAGGCCTCTAGCCAGGAAGCACAGTAGTGCTTAGGAATGCTGCCCTCCCCAACCCACAGCCCCCTCCTCACATTCACCTAAAGCTCTGGAAGGCACAAAAGAATCCTGGCTGGCTTCCTACCTGTGAGTCCCCTGAGAGCAGGCCAAGGGCCCACCTTCTGCCCAGCACTTCCCCCAAGGCTTGGAGATTAGTGGAGCTGGAGTCAAATGTGGTTTTCATTGCCTAGGCAGGGATTCTGTAGCCTCAGGAATTGTATTAAGATCTTTACAAAATCACCAATTTACAAAATGCCATAATTGACACTCATTAGTGTAAATTAGCAAGGGGCTCCTGCAGAACCCACTGCTCAACCTTTAAATATAGAATTGCAAGCCCTGGAGGGCTGGGATTTgtgtgtgctttttgtttttttgtttttttccttgcagATTGTATCCAAGCCCCACTTAATACCCCAAATTATTTGAACTTGTGGATCCTTTCATCAGAGGTTAAATGTATGTCCAAGAATATTTAgtccagagtttttttttttcttttttcttttctttttttaagcttgCCTGTTTACAAAGTTCTGAGAGGCCTCTGTCTGAAGTTCTGCACCTTTGGGAAAGAATGCTGGGGAAGCAGGAAGAAATCTTGAGTAAGgggctcattttattttattttttttctacaggCTGCAGTCAATTGAGGGATGATGTGGACTAAGAACAGCAGTGTGTATTTAGCCACCAAGTTGCAGGAAAAGGGGACCACTTGTCTCCCCACTTCCTTGTCCCCGGGACCAAATGCAACTCCCTGAAACCCAGGAGAAAGCCGAACATCAGGTTGCTGGTGACTCACGGCACTGGAGAGACCCAACGCAGCCTTCACTTTTGTACCTGATCTAACTCCAGAAAGGCACCTCTGGGGCTCGTTTCCAGCTGCTGCACTGGGACCCTGCAGGGGAGGTCAGCACTGCACTGTAACCAGATCGCCTGGGAAAGCCACCACCAGGGCCCCggcctgcagcctgggtaactgagGAGCTAAACGCTCCTCTCTGAGTGTTGTGCCTCCAGGTTTCCCTGGATTTCTTTTGGGCCCTTCCAAGCTGAGGCAGGGGGTGGGTTGGGGGTGGACAGGAGAATAGGAGCCCAGTAGTGAGGCACAAGCCCCCCTCCACCTCGCCCCCAAGCAACAGTGAGCTTGAAGGTATGCATCCAAGGGCAAATGCCGCAGCCGCCCCCgctggggtgggtggggctgTGACTCTCCAGCGCCCAGAGAAGAGAAGCTCCTCTGGCTCCCCTAATCAAGCAGCGGTGATCAGGCCAGAAATCAGAACCTATTCAGAGCTCAACACACAGGCGCTCTCTCCTCTCCCCCTACACCCCCTGGGATTATCCGTTTCCTTCAAAAGCAATTCTTGTTTCTACTCTCAGGACCTAAGGCCCGCCTGTCAAGCAGCGAATTTCAACAGGTCTTTTTAAAGTGACAGAGCCCCCAGGTGTGCTTACCAAAAGAACAGGGTTTCGTGTGCACCTCATGTGCTCTTTCCTCCAGCTTTTTGTCAGTAAGACTAACTTTCCCAACCGTTCTGGATGTAAATCCGTGTACTGGCAAGAATCCTGACTGGCTCTGATGGTACCCCGGATTTGGGACCCAGTGAGCTTGGCTCCAGGAGTTTTCAAAAAGCCTTCCAGTCTAATGCAGAGACAGGAGCCCAGCTGACCCCTCCAAGCAGGCTTGGGAAGGGGGCCCACCCTGAGTTTAACCCCGGGAAGCCCAGGAGCCCAGCTGCCTGACGGAAGTCAGccagtgggggagggggcaggaccCCTGGCCGAGCTCTCTCTGTAGTTCAGCTTTAGGACTAAGTGTGGGGCCAGGGGGAACATAGGCACAGCGAggtgaggtgggtgggtgggggggaaCAAGCATTCTGGCGATGTGTACAAGGAGAAGCAGACCTGCCTGGAGCCTGGCCCCTGCCCTGGTTACTTGGCTGCCAGTGGGGCAACTCTGAGGGCCATGTCACCCTTCCCAGGCCAAGAGGAGTCTGGGACGGACCCCACGTCTCTGTGCTTCCCCCAGGTCAGCTGCACCCATAACTCAAGGACTGGGGTGCCTCATTCCAATCCTCTCTCTAGCCCTCTAGGGGAGGGGGCAGCACCGTTTCCCAGAGCGGTGCACTGTGACACCTCCACCCTCATCCCACCTCTCAGTCAATAACCGCCCAAACCAGAGCCCTTATAGGAACAGAAGAATATCCAGCAATAAAATCTAGAAACATGCCCCATGACTTGGGGGGGTCAGTGTGGAGACACTGCCTCAGGGACTTTTCAACAACGACAAACATTCCCAATTGCCTTCAGTCTGTGTCCTGAACACTTCTCAGGCAGTCCGCCACGACCCCGGGCGGCCCAACCTCTCCTGCGCGGCTAAGCTGCGCTGGCCCTGCTCACATCAGCGCTTAGTCCACGGCCAGCGAGGACGCCGGGGCCGCGTCTGCACGAACCCAGTCGAGGGCCTGAGGCGCGCTGGGCCCGCACAGCCCGCGGCTGCAAGAGCACTCAGGGTGTCCTTCAACTCTTTGCAGGAAACTTCGCAGCCAAGGAAGCGCAGCGGCCTGAGCCACAGGGTTTCGTCTCGTGTGTTCAGAGGCAATAGTTTATTTTGGTTTGCAGCGGTGTCCTATGACAGGGCAGCGAGTTTCTCTTCagcgaaagaaaagaaaagagccctCTCCCAGTGAAACGGGACACCAAGGTTCCCAGTGGCTTAGGGCCTTGGAGATTGAACTTTGCTGCAGCTCTCATTCCGGGGCAAAGCGCTTGGCCGGCTGG from Theropithecus gelada isolate Dixy chromosome 9, Tgel_1.0, whole genome shotgun sequence includes these protein-coding regions:
- the CXCL12 gene encoding stromal cell-derived factor 1 isoform X3; this translates as MNAKVVVVLALVLTTLCLSDGKPVSLSYRCPCRFFESHVARANVKHLKILNTPNCALQIVARLKNNNRQVCIDPKLKWIQEYLEKALNKRFKM
- the CXCL12 gene encoding stromal cell-derived factor 1 isoform X2, which translates into the protein MNAKVVVVLALVLTTLCLSDGKPVSLSYRCPCRFFESHVARANVKHLKILNTPNCALQIVARLKNNNRQVCIDPKLKWIQEYLEKALNKGRREEKVGKKEKIGKKKRQKKRKAAQKRKN
- the CXCL12 gene encoding stromal cell-derived factor 1 isoform X1, with the protein product MNAKVVVVLALVLTTLCLSDGKPVSLSYRCPCRFFESHVARANVKHLKILNTPNCALQIVARLKNNNRQVCIDPKLKWIQEYLEKALNNLISAAPAGKRVIAGARALHPSPPRACPPARALCEIYLWPPPKWSWPCPGDV